A DNA window from Candidatus Vicinibacter affinis contains the following coding sequences:
- a CDS encoding MFS transporter, producing MKNISRTVWILSIVSLLTDTASEMLYPIMPIYLKTIGFSILLIGILEGLAEATAGLSKGYFGKLSDLSQRRVPFVQIGYALSSISKPMMAVFVFPLWIFLARSMDRLGKGIRTGARDAILSEEATPSNKGKVFGFHRSMDTFGAVLGPGLALVYLYYFPQDYKTLFLVAFIPGMLAVMTTFFLKDKSVANPIKKISVPFFSFLNYWRESPKEYKRLVMGLLIFSLFNSSDIFLLLKAKEAGLDDTSVIGVYIFYNLVYALFSFPMGMLGDKFGLKAVFIIGLALFALVYFGMTLQAGINYFYMLFLLYGIYAASTEGISKAWISNITNKKDIATAIGTYSGLQSICALLSSTLAGLVWYRWGASTTFFITGSVTVAVILYFLWIPKPESTPEEF from the coding sequence TTGAAAAATATATCACGTACAGTTTGGATTTTGTCCATAGTCAGTTTGCTGACGGACACGGCTAGTGAGATGCTCTATCCGATCATGCCAATTTATTTAAAGACCATTGGTTTTTCAATATTGCTCATAGGGATTTTGGAAGGACTTGCAGAAGCGACTGCCGGACTTAGTAAAGGGTATTTTGGAAAACTTTCGGATCTCTCACAAAGGCGGGTACCCTTTGTACAAATTGGTTATGCACTGAGCAGTATTTCAAAACCTATGATGGCTGTATTTGTATTTCCGTTATGGATATTTTTAGCACGTTCGATGGACCGACTTGGAAAGGGTATAAGGACAGGTGCGAGAGATGCCATACTTTCGGAGGAAGCAACGCCATCGAATAAAGGAAAAGTTTTTGGATTTCACCGTTCCATGGATACTTTTGGAGCAGTGTTGGGTCCGGGGTTGGCATTGGTGTATCTATACTATTTTCCACAGGATTATAAAACATTGTTTTTAGTGGCATTTATTCCCGGGATGCTTGCGGTAATGACTACTTTCTTTTTAAAAGACAAGTCTGTAGCAAATCCAATAAAAAAAATTTCTGTTCCTTTTTTTTCTTTTCTAAATTATTGGAGGGAAAGTCCGAAGGAATATAAAAGGCTGGTAATGGGATTACTTATTTTTTCATTGTTTAACAGTTCAGACATATTTCTTTTATTAAAGGCTAAAGAGGCAGGTCTTGATGATACTTCAGTCATAGGGGTCTATATTTTTTACAATCTTGTTTATGCTTTGTTTTCTTTTCCTATGGGCATGCTGGGAGATAAATTTGGCTTGAAAGCAGTTTTCATTATTGGCCTTGCTCTTTTCGCATTGGTTTATTTTGGGATGACCCTACAGGCAGGTATTAATTATTTCTATATGCTGTTCTTGTTATATGGAATTTATGCTGCTTCCACCGAAGGGATTTCAAAAGCCTGGATTTCAAATATCACCAATAAAAAGGACATCGCAACGGCCATCGGAACTTATTCGGGATTGCAAAGTATATGCGCCTTACTGTCCAGCACACTGGCTGGACTTGTATGGTATCGCTGGGGAGCTTCAACAACATTTTTTATCACCGGATCTGTAACAGTTGCAGTAATTCTTTACTTTCTATGGATTCCAAAACCTGAATCAACACCTGAAGAATTTTGA
- a CDS encoding MFS transporter yields MAKVFPALSENSMLRYFNFIALYVAQGIPEGMALFGIPAWMAMNGKTPGEIGTFVAAFGLPWSLKILVAPLMDRFTYLPMGRRRPWVIVGQLGLILSFIATAFVPDPLNHLNMLAIAGMAVGFFGAFQDVATDGMAIDVVPVDEQARANGLMWGAKIIGTSASLALGSWLLNHYGYTSAILMLSIVVGLIMLVPLSLRERPGEKILPWSNGVANPETKKMQLSSWTDIFTSLYRVFSLRNSLVLAVLVFITQGSFNYIATLLPIFTVQALGWSDQAYSNYFATASLVGGIGGMLIGGILIDRFGKILMMNIYLFLLVLLTIGFVLLKMQWSSNWLIVSFMIVYQLLYVFSCIGVFAIAMQCCWKKVSASQFTIYMTISNMGRIVGAKLIGPVKDQFSWEYTVLAFAILMLAAWIIIQFLHMKNHLSHLENLEAEFSEKEFKDIS; encoded by the coding sequence ATGGCCAAAGTCTTTCCTGCTCTTTCAGAGAATTCGATGTTAAGGTATTTTAATTTTATTGCATTGTATGTCGCGCAGGGTATTCCCGAGGGGATGGCATTGTTTGGAATTCCGGCATGGATGGCGATGAACGGTAAAACGCCAGGTGAGATTGGGACCTTTGTAGCGGCCTTCGGATTACCATGGAGTTTAAAAATTTTAGTTGCCCCGTTGATGGATAGGTTTACCTATTTACCCATGGGGCGAAGAAGACCATGGGTAATCGTTGGACAATTGGGATTGATCTTAAGTTTTATTGCAACGGCTTTTGTTCCGGATCCATTGAATCATCTCAACATGCTGGCAATTGCAGGAATGGCAGTTGGATTTTTTGGAGCTTTCCAGGATGTTGCTACCGATGGAATGGCGATTGATGTTGTACCGGTAGACGAACAAGCAAGAGCGAATGGTCTCATGTGGGGCGCTAAGATTATAGGCACTTCTGCATCACTGGCTTTGGGAAGTTGGTTGTTAAACCATTATGGATACACCTCTGCCATCTTAATGCTATCCATTGTGGTTGGTTTAATTATGTTGGTCCCTCTTAGCTTACGGGAGCGACCCGGTGAAAAAATCCTCCCATGGAGCAATGGTGTCGCCAATCCGGAAACAAAAAAAATGCAATTGAGTAGTTGGACTGACATCTTTACTTCTTTGTACCGGGTATTTAGTTTGCGAAACAGTCTGGTGTTGGCAGTGCTTGTGTTTATCACCCAAGGGTCTTTTAATTACATAGCAACATTGTTGCCCATTTTTACAGTCCAGGCGTTGGGTTGGTCAGATCAGGCCTATTCAAATTATTTTGCTACTGCAAGTCTTGTGGGAGGAATCGGTGGTATGTTAATTGGAGGAATTTTAATCGATCGATTTGGTAAGATACTGATGATGAACATTTATTTGTTTCTGCTTGTATTGCTGACGATTGGATTCGTTCTGTTAAAGATGCAATGGTCCAGTAACTGGTTAATTGTAAGTTTTATGATTGTTTATCAGTTGTTGTATGTGTTTAGTTGTATAGGTGTTTTTGCCATTGCCATGCAATGTTGCTGGAAGAAAGTTTCAGCCAGTCAATTTACTATTTACATGACGATTTCAAATATGGGTCGGATTGTTGGGGCAAAATTGATTGGCCCTGTTAAGGATCAATTCTCATGGGAATATACAGTGCTTGCATTTGCAATTTTGATGTTGGCGGCCTGGATCATCATTCAATTCTTGCACATGAAAAATCATTTAAGTCATTTGGAAAATCTGGAAGCAGAATTTTCAGAAAAGGAATTTAAAGACATCTCTTGA